The following are encoded together in the Humulus lupulus chromosome 5, drHumLupu1.1, whole genome shotgun sequence genome:
- the LOC133778413 gene encoding 5-amino-6-(5-phospho-D-ribitylamino)uracil phosphatase, chloroplastic: MVESLAATTSLLGHRPLYGGSLVKDVPSKRKSPKTCHFPVTKFYGQRLIASSPLPRLKLGLLVVPPIKALAMELTKEAYSYKEDRIPQDWSYQIGTGLEGKPGLWPPENKADNPSLHNPLLRQERMGCGWLGAIFEWEGVLIEDNPDLERQAWLVLAEEEGKPRPQAFILRRVEGMKNEQAISEVLCWSRDPAQLRRMAARREEIYQALQGGVYRLRAGSKEFVNVLMHYKIPMALVSTRPRKALETAIGMIGIEGYFNVIVAAEDVHRGKPDPEMFVYAAQLLQFIPERCIVFGNSNQTVEAAHDTRMKCVAVASKHPVYELGAADLVVRHLDELSVVDLKSLAAVESAEFGSAEPEMELEEEDDRSSSTLTAVDDYNW, translated from the coding sequence ATGGTTGAATCATTAGCTGCAACAACATCTCTTCTTGGGCATAGACCTCTTTATGGAGGCTCTTTGGTTAAGGATGTGCCTAGCAAGAGAAAATCTCCTAAAACTTGTCATTTCCCTGTAACTAAATTCTATGGTCAAAGGCTTATTGCATCCTCTCCTTTGCCAAGATTGAAACTTGGTCTTTTGGTAGTTCCACCTATTAAGGCCCTTGCCATGGAGCTGACAAAAGAGGCTTATTCTTATAAGGAGGATAGGATTCCCCAGGATTGGAGTTATCAGATTGGTACTGGTTTAGAGGGAAAGCCTGGTTTGTGGCCACCAGAGAATAAAGCAGATAACCCATCACTGCATAATCCTTTGCTTCGACAAGAAAGAATGGGTTGCGGTTGGTTAGGTGCTATATTTGAGTGGGAAGGTGTTTTGATAGAAGATAACCCTGATCTCGAGAGGCAAGCTTGGCTCGTTCTtgctgaagaagaagggaagCCTCGCCCCCAAGCCTTCATTCTTCGAAGAGTAGAAGGTATGAAAAACGAGCAGGCAATCTCTGAAGTTCTTTGCTGGTCGAGAGATCCAGCTCAGCTGAGAAGAATGGCTGCTAGAAGGGAAGAAATTTACCAAGCTTTGCAGGGTGGTGTATACAGATTACGAGCAGGGTCTAAAGAGTTTGTAAATGTCTTGATGCATTACAAGATACCGATGGCATTGGTTTCTACACGTCCTAGAAAAGCTCTTGAGACTGCGATTGGAATGATCGGTATTGAAGGATACTTCAATGTGATTGTGGCTGCGGAGGATGTTCATAGGGGAAAGCCTGATCCAGAAATGTTTGTCTATGCTGCTCAGCTTCTACAGTTCATACCTGAACGCTGCATTGTGTTTGGTAATTCGAATCAAACTGTGGAAGCTGCCCATGATACTCGCATGAAGTGTGTGGCTGTTGCAAGCAAGCATCCAGTTTACGAGCTTGGGGCTGCAGATTTGGTGGTGAGACATCTCGACGAGCTCTCAGTGGTTGACTTGAAGAGTCTGGCTGCTGTTGAATCAGCTGAATTTGGTTCTGCAGAGCCAGAGATGGAACTTGAGGAAGAAGATGATAGATCATCCTCCACTTTAACAGCCGTTGATGATTATAACTGGTAA